A window of the Oryza brachyantha chromosome 5, ObraRS2, whole genome shotgun sequence genome harbors these coding sequences:
- the LOC102712724 gene encoding nuclear poly(A) polymerase 1-like, with the protein MAKSNNGNGYLGVTEPISLSGPTEKDIVRTQEVEKCLADAGLYESQEEAVSREEVLGKLDQIVKAWIKKATRAGGFGEQFVQEANAKIFTFGSYRLGVHGPGADIDTLCVGPRHATRTEYFFQALYEMLVDMPEVTELHPVPDAHVPVLKFKLNGVSIDLLYANLTHVVIPEDLDLSHDSILYNVDEQTVRSLNGCRVTDQILRLVPNILTFRTTLRFMRFWAKCRGVYSNVIGFLGGINWALLVARICQLYPNASPSMLISRFFKVYSKWKWPNPVMLCHIQESSLGLPVWDPRRNFRDRGHHMPIITPAYPCMNSSYNVSISTRHVMVQEFTRASDICQAIDENKADWDALFEPYPFFELYRNYLKIEITARNEDDLRNWKGWVESRLRTLVLKIERFTREMLLSHPNPRDFLDSTRPLHCFYFMGLWKKQTNQAQEAEQYDIRAIVNEFKSNIHAYQHWSEGMDIEVSHVKRKDIPSFVFPGGIRPSRLSRTIGKEARTVSTSKISAVQERNVRSTAQPAPYKSSEVNRIPSDPRGNYHSQERTNTVSSSLLCEETGHMLNGSTNIPTESVELEHLGSYKESTSVPENHVAHDLVKPPDSTPPNSTNVYQSPTNGLGHILDSSCKKPADNNVNKTTNFSSAVLQVPDELDELDSHQVKVNQKDLVAVDQGLSWEHETGSDGSKTGTTSSPGNNCVKRKAVEELEILELAAPLVRPPAPTSTAQRRPLRLRLSTVVQPKPAEGTS; encoded by the exons ATGGCGAAGAGTAACAATGGTAATGGCTACCTTGGTGTGACTGAGCCAATCTCATTGAGCGGCCCAACAGAGAAGGACATTGTCCGCACGCAGGAGGTTGAGAAG TGTCTTGCTGACGCGGGCCTGTATGAAAGCCAAGAGGAGGCTGTCTCACGTGAAGAGGTTTTAGGCAAACTGGACCAG ATTGTGAAGGCTTGGATTAAGAAGGCAACTCGAGCTGGTGGTTTTGGCGAGCAATTTGTGCAAGAAGCAAATGCAAAGATTTTTACTTTTGGTTCATACCGACTAGGG GTTCATGGCCCTGGTGCAGATATTGATACGCTTTGTGTTGGTCCAAGACATGCAACTCGAACT GAGTACTTCTTCCAAGCTCTTTATGAAATGCTAGTTGATATGCCAGAGGTCACAGAGTTACATCCAGTGCCAGATGCTCATGTTCCTGTTTTGAAATTCAAACTTAATGGGGTTTCTATTGACCTTTTGTATGCTAATCTTACACATGTTGTGATTCCTGAG GACCTTGATCTTTCACATGACTCTATATTGTATAATGTTGATGAACAAACTGTCCGAAGTTTGAATGGGTGCCGAGTTACTGACCAAATTCTACGATTGGTTCCAAATATTCTG ACCTTCCGGACAACCTTGAGATTCATGAGATTTTGGGCAAAATGCCGTGGAGTCTACTCAAAT GTTATAGGGTTTCTTGGTGGTATAAACTGGGCACTTCTTGTTGCTCGTATATGCCAATTATACCCAAATGCATCACCCAGCATGTTGATATCTCGTTTTTTCAAAGTCTACAGCAAGTGGAAGTGGCCCAATCCTGTTATGCTTTGCCATATTCAAGAGAGTTCTCTTGGTCTTCCTGTGTGGGATCCAAGGAGAAATTTTAGAGACAGGGGCCATCATATGCCTATAATTACACCTGCTTATCCTTGTATGAATTCTAGCTATAATGTATCTATCAGTACTAGACATGTGATGGTCCAAGAATTCACACGAGCTTCTGATATCTGTCAG GCAATAGATGAAAACAAAGCAGACTGGGATGCTTTATTTGAGCCATATCCATTTTTTGaactatatagaaattatttaaagATTGAGATCACAGCAAGAAATGAAGATGACCTCAGGAATTGGAAAGGTTGGGTAGAATCCCGGCTTCGTACACTTGTATTAAAG ATTGAGCGATTTACACGTGAGATGCTCCTCTCACATCCTAATCCTAGAGATTTCTTAGACAGCACCAGGCCATTGCATTGTTTTTACTTTATGGGTCTTtggaaaaaacaaaccaacCAAGCTCAAGAAGCTGAGCAGTATGACATTAGAGCAATAGTGAATGAATTTAAAAGTAATATTCATGCATATCAACACTGGAGCGAAGGAATGGATATTGAAGTTTCCcatgtaaaaagaaaagatatcccatcatttgtttttcctgGTGGAATTCGTCCTTCTCGCTTGTCAAGAACAATTGGCAAGGAAGCTCGTACTGTTTCAACAAGTAAGATTTCAGCTGTTCAAGAAAGAAATGTTCGAAGTACTGCCCAGCCTGCACCCTATAAGAGCAGTGAGGTAAACAGAATTCCTTCAGATCCTCGTGGTAACTATCACTCTCAGGAAAGAACTAATACGGTGTCCTCAAGTTTGCTCTGTGAAGAAACTGGCCATATGTTAAATGGCTCTACAAATATCCCTACAGAATCTGTTGAGCTGGAACACCTGGGAAGCTACAAGGAAAGTACATCTGTTCCTGAGAATCATGTTGCACATGATTTAGTCAAGCCACCAGATAGCACACCTCCTAACTCAACCAATGTTTATCAAAGTCCAACAAATGGATTGGGCCATATTTTAGATAGTTCTTGTAAAAAACCAGCAGACAACAATGTCAATAAAACCACAAATTTCTCTTCAGCAGTCCTACAAGTGCCTGATGAACTTGATGAACTGGATTCTCATCAAGTGAAGGTAAATCAGAAAGATTTAGTTGCAGTAGATCAAGGATTATCTTGGGAGCATGAAACTGGAAGTGATGGGAGCAAAACAGGAACCACAAGTTCCCCTGGCAATAATTGTGTGAAGCGCAAAGCTGTGGAAGAGCTTGAG ATACTTGAGCTTGCTGCCCCACTAGTTCGCCCTCCTGCCCCAACATCCACAGCCCAGAGGAGGCCCCTTAG ACTGAGACTGTCAACTGTGGTGCAACCAAAACCTGCTGAAGGAACTTCATGA